In one Bacillus thuringiensis genomic region, the following are encoded:
- a CDS encoding SDR family NAD(P)-dependent oxidoreductase encodes MTGRLQNKVIVITGASSGIGEQVAMQVAAQGATPVLMARTEEKLQALVDKIKETYNTPCYYYVLDVSEEMEVQSVFSKVLQEVGRIDILVNNAGFGIFKTFEDASMGEVKDMFQVNVFGLVACTKAVLPYMVNKNEGHILNIASLAGKIATPKSSAYAATKHAVLGFTNSLRMELANTHIYVTAINPGPIDTNFFEIADQSGTYVKNMGRYMLKPTYVAEQIVKSMHTKKREVNLPKWMGIGPKLYALFPGLFECVAGKSLSKK; translated from the coding sequence ATGACAGGACGTTTACAAAATAAAGTAATCGTCATTACAGGTGCTTCTAGTGGGATTGGTGAGCAAGTTGCAATGCAAGTTGCAGCACAGGGAGCGACTCCCGTATTAATGGCTCGAACAGAAGAGAAACTACAAGCGTTAGTAGACAAAATTAAAGAAACTTATAATACGCCTTGCTATTATTATGTATTAGATGTAAGTGAAGAGATGGAAGTACAGTCTGTTTTTTCAAAGGTATTACAAGAAGTGGGACGTATTGATATATTAGTAAACAATGCGGGATTTGGTATTTTTAAAACGTTTGAAGATGCGTCAATGGGTGAAGTAAAAGATATGTTCCAAGTAAATGTATTTGGATTAGTAGCATGTACGAAAGCGGTACTACCTTATATGGTAAACAAGAACGAAGGACATATTCTTAATATTGCTTCACTTGCTGGAAAAATTGCAACTCCGAAATCGAGTGCTTATGCAGCGACGAAACATGCTGTATTAGGTTTTACGAATAGTTTACGCATGGAATTAGCGAATACACATATTTATGTTACAGCAATTAATCCAGGTCCGATAGATACAAACTTTTTTGAAATAGCGGATCAATCTGGTACATATGTAAAGAATATGGGACGTTACATGTTAAAACCAACATACGTAGCAGAACAAATCGTAAAGTCGATGCACACGAAAAAACGTGAAGTAAACTTACCGAAGTGGATGGGAATTGGCCCGAAACTTTATGCTTTATTCCCAGGTTTATTTGAATGTGTAGCAGGTAAATCATTAAGTAAAAAATAG